The sequence GGGGATGGGGGGATGGGGAGGAAGCTTCGCTGCGTAAGGCTTGTAGCATTTCTTGGGCGCTTTGGAAGCGATCGCGAAAATGACATTTTAGCGATCGATCTAAAACTGCCATTAAAGTGGGGTTAATGTTTGCTGGATAACCAGTTTGAACGCTTTCTAACTCAGTTTGCCACTGCATTTCGCCAGACACGGGACTAGTTTCTAATTGATGGGGTAGCTTTCCCGTGAGGAGATAAACGGCAGTACAACCCAAACTATATAAATCGCTAGCATAAACTGGTTTGCCAGCTGCTTGTTCGGGGGGCATAAATCCCGATGTGCCAACAATTAAAGTGCGGCTAATATTGCCTTGGGAATCTAATTCTGTTCCCATTGTTTCTTTGACTGCGCCGAAGTCTATTAAAACGGGATTGCCATCTTGTTTTCGCAGAATAATATTGTCTGGTTTAATATCTCGATGAATGATGCCTTTGCTATGGATATAATCTAAGACTGGCAGTAGTTTTAAGAGAAGTTCGTTGACGGCCCGATCGCTCATCGGGCCATCTTTTTGCAATATTTGTTTGAGGGTATCCCCTTCAATCCACTCTTGCACTAAATAAAATTGTCCTGCTTCCACCAAATAGGCATATAGTTGAGGAATTTGGGAACAATCTTGTCCTAAAGCTTCTAAAGTAGCGGCTTCTCGCTCAAATCTTTCTTGTATTTGATAAATCGCTGCTTTTTGCCCCAAAGGTTTGAGTCGTTTGACGACGCAGCGACGCTTTGATGGCATTTGAATATCTTCTGCCAAATAAGTTTCCCCAAATCCCCCACTTCCCAAAGACTTGATAATGCTATAGCGATTGTTTAAAAGGTTCCCCATTTGATGCACCTTTTAGCTTTTTTCCAATGGTTGGGTTGTTTGCAGTTCTAGTTTCTACATCTTATTTGATATTTTCCCTCCAAATGGAAACTGTTGGTCTTATTGTTTCAGATAACGGGGTAAAAAGGCTAATTTTGCGATCGAAGAATTAATAATCTTTCCCTCTGTCCCCTGCTGCCATAGTAAATGATGCAGCATTTGATTGAAATGGTAGATAGGTTTTCCGTTGCGCTAATTGTCGGATTGTGGCTGATAATACTGAGCATAAAATACTAGGTTTAAATAAGGCAGAGGGGGGTTTTACCATATGCAAAACTTCGATGAAAGTTTGCCACATTTGAGGATGGTTACTCGTCAATGACTTTATTCGATCTAAATACCAGTGCATGATTTTCATATTTAAATCTGGTTTACCGCCTTCTGTGGTACGCCAACGAAAATCCTCGCTGGTTGCCATCATCCAAGGAGTATCGTAGACTTTAACTAATTCCTGTTGAAAATGCTGAGAAAATCCGGTTAATTGAGATTGTTTTTGGAGACATTTTTGCAAAGTTAAAGCACTTAAAGCACAAACAGTCATGCCTTGACCGTAAATAGGATTAAAAGCACAAACTGCATCGCCAATTATACAAAATTGTTCTGGCCATTTTGATATTTTTTCATAATGACGAAAACGGTTTTCCGTAGCGCGATATCCATATATATCAGAAATGGGTTCGGCGTTTTTAATTGCTTCGTAGAGGGCGGGCGATCGCATTTGACGCGCAAATTCTAAAAACCCGGTTTCATCAGTAGGGGGATAGTCTTTTTCTACTCCCGCTAATGTAACAATCCAGCGATTTTTTTCAACAGGATAAATCATTCCACCTTTAGTACCATCAGGTGGTTTTTGCCAAATAATTAAACCTTTCCAGTCTATTTGATAATTAGTTGGTTGTTGATAAACGCGACTAGCATAGCCTAAAAATGAATTGACAATAGTCTCTTGCGGTACTGAATAACCTAATGATTCCAACCATTTGGTTGCATTTGAACGGCGTCCGGAAGCGTCTATCACTAAATTGGCAAATATTTCTTTTGTGTCCGATTCACGATCGAGTTTTATTCGGACACCAGTGATAGTATTTCGTTCTTTATCAAGCAACAATTCCGTTACCCATGACTCTTGTAAAAACTCGATATTGCTGTAACCAGATAATCGTTGGCGCACCGTAAATTCAAGTAAATTTCGGCTGCAAGTGCGAGTAACTAAACCGGATGAAAAGCGAAGTTCCCAACCTTTCATACCTAGCATTTGACAGTCGGAAATCCAATCTAAAAATGGTGCGTCAGCAGCCTCTAATTCTGCTCCTAAACCAGGAAAAAATTCTTCTAATATCCCCTGACCTCGCATTAATAAAACGTGGGCGTGACCTGATTGGGGTACGCCTTTGCGCGGTGAAGGTTGTTCGGGAAAGCGATCGCGATCGACAATTGTTACTTTATCAAAATAATCTGCTAATACTCGTGCAGCTAATAATCCCGCCATACTCCCACCAATTACTAAGGCGTGATTGGTGTTTTTCTCATTTATTTCAGTCTTGGTTTGGTGAGAATTTTGCTCAAACATCTTATTTACTCTTTCAATTTAAACTCATCAAATTTTACAACCTTACTTTCTGGTTTTCTGGTATCAAAACGGTAGCTACTTACCGTACCAGTTCCGGTATCGAGAATACTAAAAACGGTAAAATCATTACTAGCAATATAAGGCACTAGTTCTCCATTTTCATCTACTAATGGATCGATGTTCGGTACTACTGGGTCTAGTCCATAAGGATCGCCAGTATGAACATATTCTTCGTGATATCCTACTGGTATGTTATTTCGTTGCTTATCCCCAATAAAAGCACCATAGGAATTCCCGACATTAGATGTTTCTAAAAAGTGCATTCCGCTTTCACTGATAAATCGATTCCATAAATGGGAATGTCCGTAAAAAACTAATTGCACGCCAGCATCTTCTAGTAATGGTATGACATCGCAGATTATATAGTCTAAATTTTTGGGATACTCGTAGCGAATTGATTTGATAAATCCATAGTAATCGGTGTCAATAATTCGTACCGGATCGGTAAAAGCAGGAACGATATTTTCACCTAAAGTATGGGCTGGGTGATGAAACATGACTATTTTATATTTGGCGTTGGTGAATTCAGCACTATTCAGTTCTTCCACCAGCCAATTATATTGAGTACTGCCTTTTTTAATCGGTTCAAATATGTGTTGTCCGTAACCCCAACTTAATAAGTTATTAAACTCTTCTTCCCGTTCGCGATATTTTCCATTAGCACTAGCAGCTAGACTGGGGGTTCTCCACACACAAGCGATGTATGGCACTACTAAACGTAGATCGCCCAAGGTAACGGCATAATATTTTTCGCATCCTTGAGGGCTTTTAGGCAAAGTAAATATTTCTTCATAAGTATCGCTATTAAAAGAGTTATCTTTTAGCCATTTTCGCTTGATATTTAAATCATTATCTGGATTTATGTCTTGGATATTTTGATGATAAATTTGTTTTGCTATTGCTAAGGGAAAGGCATTATAAAATTGCTCTCTTAATTCACTTTCCTCAGAAAAGCGACCCATTACTTCATGGTTGCCGATCGCAGTAAAAAGCGGTGCGTGTTGAATAATTTCTCCTCCTCGATAAACAGTTTTGATACCATTTTTATTCAGTTCATAATTGGCATGACCTTGGAGACAGGGAAAAAAAGCATTACCGCGATCGTCGTCAAACCATTCGGAAGCGCGATCGGCGATATTCACTAGGTCACCAGCAAAAAAAACGGCATCTAACTTTCCGATTGTTTCAACTACTTTTTGTAAGTTTGCTGCCGTCATTGGCATTAATTGATGATCGGATGTAAGGAGAATTTTTAGTGGGGTTTCCGGTAGGGGTGAAGTCGTAAGAGTAAAGGTTTTACTGCTAATAGTTTGACCATCTTCTCTAGTGCTAGTAACTAAATAAGGAACTCTTTTACCTGGAATTAATTCGTTAATTTCTGCTTCGTGTCGCCAGACATCTCGCGGTGTTGGTTTTTGATAAATTATTTTTTCTTCAGTCTGTTTTCTTACTTTCGATCTGCGGTCTTCTCTAGTCCGACTTAATTTAAACGTATTAGCAGCAGCAGTAAGATTTAACTTTTCACCGTAAATAACTGTATGATTAATGCCAGCAAATTCTGTAAACCAAACAACTCGCACTCCTGTTTCCGTGGGTAGTTGCAAAAAAGGATCGGTAAGTAGTTGGGGAGAAGAAGACATAAATAGCAATTTGGCTGAAGACATCTAGATCAAATTTTGTCATAATTAATCTTAAATACAAGTATAGTCGTGACATTTTTTATTTATGAGGCAAGCAACCAACACGATCAAGTTAGATCAATATTTAAAGTTCATTGGTATAACGCCAACTGGTGGACAAGCTAAGCTGTTGATTCAAGATGGACAGGTGGAAGTGAATGGCGAAATAGAAGTCAGGCGGGGACGGAAATTAGCCCCAGGCGATCGCGTAACTGTATTAGGACGCACTTTTGAAGTGAAGCTGTAAAGGTGCTAGATGAGTAATATTAACTAGTGGATGTCGCAACAACGCCGGAAATTAGTTCGGCGTGCGATCGCTAATTAATCAATTCTCCATAAAACTCATCTGTTTCTTCTGGGAGATAAACTGTAGGTTGTAATGATTTCTCTTTAATTTTAAAAGCTTTCGTGATTTCTAGTTGACGCAGAAAATCAAGATCGTGAGAAATTACGCAAATTGCGCCTCGATACTCTTCTAATGCTTCCACAATTTGAGACACGGTTTCTAAATCTAGGTTATTGGTAGGTTCATCCAAAACTAGCAAGTCTATTTCGCTAATACTAATCATAGCGAGTGCCAGTCTAGCTAGTTCACCCCCACTCAAAAACTCAGCAGATTTATTCACATCATCGCCAAAAAACAGAAAATGTCCCAATTGTTGTCTTAAAAGTTGATATTTTAAGCTTGAGTTAACTTGCTGCATATTTTCTAATACAGTCAATCTTCTGTTTACTATCTGGTATTTTTGATCGAGATATACCACTTTCATGTTATGAGAAATTATCACTTCTCCCAAATCAAGGAAAGGATGAGAATTTTCCTCCTTTATTCGTAAAATTGCTTTAATTAAGCTGGATTTTCCTGAACCGTTTGCACCAGAAATAGCAATGCGATCGCCTGACGCAATATGAAGTTGGATATCCCTAATCAAAATATCTTTGCCAATCTTCAGATCCGCACCTTGAATATCAACTAAATTCCGGCCTTTTTTGCTATTAACTTCTTCCAAATGCACGATTGTAGCTTTATTCGTTCTAATTTTCGCATTTTCTAACTTTTCTTTCGCTTTATTCATCGCTTCATCATGTTTTTTAGCGGCATTTCCAGCGCTTCCCGACGCTCTATTTTCAAAGTACCTTCTGGCAGATTTTCCCATACTGCGATCGTGGGATTGCTTCCGTCCTTCTCTTTTCGATTTAGCAGCACGCTGTTCTTCAATTAAAGCTGACTCCGTTACTCGCTTCAGTTCTTTTTTGGCTACTTCTATGGTTCTCAAAGCTACCTGTAACTCAGTCTCTTTTTGTAATTTATACTCAGAGTAATTACCACCGTAAACCTTGATTCCAGAAGCAGTTAACTCCCAAATCTTATTGGCTACTCGATCTAAGAAAAACGGCTTGTGGGAAACTATCACAAATGCCCCATTAAATTTGTTCAGAAAATCACTTAAATGCTCTAAAGCTAAAAAATCCAAGTGGTTAGTAGGTTCATCGAGAAGTAATAAACTTGGGTTTTTATATAACCCAATTGCTAAAAATAACTTAGTTAATTCTCCTCCGCTCAAACTTTTGATTGGTAAAGACAAATCTAGAAAAGTTCCTAAGCTTTTTTCCAATTGATTAGCGATCGCCCACCATTCTTCTGAAAAAGTAGTGAGAAACTCCAAAACAGTCACTTCTTGATTTAGATGGGTAATTGTATTGATTTGTGGCAAATAATAAATAACCCCATCACGAGCCACAGAACCGGAGTTAGGCTGAATTTCACCTGCCAATATCTTGAGCAAGCTGGATTTACCAACGCCATTCGCCCCAACCAGCGCAATTCGCTCTCCTTGATTTATGGAAAGTCGGACATTTTTAAATAGTGTCCGAGGAGTCGAAAGTTCGTAGCTAATATTGTCGGCTATTAATAGCGGCTTTTTGTCTGTCATAAGCTAGTTATTCAATCAGAATTAATATAAAAAAATTGCAGCAAAACGGAAACGCATTGGTGAGGGCTAGTATCACTTTGGTTTGAGACTGAAGGATTTGATTTGGCGATTATTACAAAAGTTTATGCGATCGCATCATCATACTTAGGATAGATAAAAATTGAGAAAATGTGACTTAAGGTTACGGCAATCAATAGAAGAAGCAAGGAAACCTCTTAGGTCTCGCACTAGTTGGTTTTAGGGTACTTCCCCAGGCATCAGAGTCAACTTAAATTATGGAAGGGATCTATGAAAGCACTACTGCTCTATCCTCAATTTCCCCAGTCCTTCTGGTCTTACGATCGCTTCATGGAAATTGCTGGACTCAAGGCAGTGATTCCGCCTTTGGGAATTATTACTGTTGCAGCACTCTTACCACCAGACTGGGAAATTCGGTTTTGCGATCGCAATGTCGCCTTTGAAACAGAAGCCGATTGGGAGTGGTGCGACTTGGTAATCCTTTCCGCCATGATCGTGCAGAAACCAGATTTCCATAACTTGATTCGCAAAGCCGTGCGCTTGGGTAAAAAAGTAGCCGTGGGCGGCCCATACCCTACCTCTGTACCTCAAGATGCCTTGGACTCTGGAGCCGATTTCTTGATTCTGGATGAAGGGGAGATGACGGTTCCCCCATTCCTAGAAGCACTTCGTCAAGGCGAAACGCAGGGTATCTTCCGTTCCATTGAAAAGCCGGATGTCACCCAAAGTCCGATGCCACGTTTTGACCTACTTCAGCGCGATGCCTACTTAATGATGGCAATCCAATTTTCGCGCGGGTGTCCCTTCAACTGCGAATTTTGTGACATCATTTCTCTCTATGGCCGCAAATCCCGCACCAAAGAACCGGATCAAGCCTTGGCAGAATTGCAAAGCCTCTATGACTTAGGTTGGCGCGGTTCACTGTTCATTGTGGATGACAACTTTATTGGTAATCAGCGCAACGTCAAACGATTTCTGCGAGAACTGATTCCCTGGATGGAACAACACGACTACCCCTTCACCTTTATTACAGAAGCCTCGGTCAATCTGGCAGAAGATGATGAATTGTTGCAACTCATGGGTGAAGCAGGCTTTTATGCCGTCTTTCTGGGTATTGAAACCCCCGACCAGGATAGCTTACAAGTCACCCGCAAAGTGCAAAATACCCGTAATCCCCTGGTCGAAGCCTGTCGCAAAATCAATGAGGCAGGGCTACTAATCTATGCTGGGTTTATCCTGGGATTTGATGGAGAACGATCGGGCGCAGGCGATCGCATTCAAGCCTTCGTCGAACAAACCAGCATTCCTCAACCCATGTTGGGTATCCTTCAGGCTCCACCCAACACCGCACTCTGGGATCGGCTTAAAAAAGAACAGCGTTTGATTGAAGGCGACAGCCATCCCACAGGCGACCAAAATACCCTGATGAATTTCGTCCCCACTCGCCCCATCAAAGAAATTGCCAAAGAATATGTCGAAGGATTTTGGACACTGTACGAGCCTCAAAATTATCTCAAACGCTGTTTGCAGCAATGCCTCAAAATTCGCTGCCTGGAAAATCAAAGGCAAACAATGCAATTCCCTGTGAGCAAGGGGTTACGATTG is a genomic window of Leptolyngbyaceae cyanobacterium containing:
- a CDS encoding serine/threonine-protein kinase, with amino-acid sequence MGNLLNNRYSIIKSLGSGGFGETYLAEDIQMPSKRRCVVKRLKPLGQKAAIYQIQERFEREAATLEALGQDCSQIPQLYAYLVEAGQFYLVQEWIEGDTLKQILQKDGPMSDRAVNELLLKLLPVLDYIHSKGIIHRDIKPDNIILRKQDGNPVLIDFGAVKETMGTELDSQGNISRTLIVGTSGFMPPEQAAGKPVYASDLYSLGCTAVYLLTGKLPHQLETSPVSGEMQWQTELESVQTGYPANINPTLMAVLDRSLKCHFRDRFQSAQEMLQALRSEASSPSPHP
- a CDS encoding FAD-dependent monooxygenase, which codes for MFEQNSHQTKTEINEKNTNHALVIGGSMAGLLAARVLADYFDKVTIVDRDRFPEQPSPRKGVPQSGHAHVLLMRGQGILEEFFPGLGAELEAADAPFLDWISDCQMLGMKGWELRFSSGLVTRTCSRNLLEFTVRQRLSGYSNIEFLQESWVTELLLDKERNTITGVRIKLDRESDTKEIFANLVIDASGRRSNATKWLESLGYSVPQETIVNSFLGYASRVYQQPTNYQIDWKGLIIWQKPPDGTKGGMIYPVEKNRWIVTLAGVEKDYPPTDETGFLEFARQMRSPALYEAIKNAEPISDIYGYRATENRFRHYEKISKWPEQFCIIGDAVCAFNPIYGQGMTVCALSALTLQKCLQKQSQLTGFSQHFQQELVKVYDTPWMMATSEDFRWRTTEGGKPDLNMKIMHWYLDRIKSLTSNHPQMWQTFIEVLHMVKPPSALFKPSILCSVLSATIRQLAQRKTYLPFQSNAASFTMAAGDRGKDY
- a CDS encoding metallophosphoesterase — protein: MSSAKLLFMSSSPQLLTDPFLQLPTETGVRVVWFTEFAGINHTVIYGEKLNLTAAANTFKLSRTREDRRSKVRKQTEEKIIYQKPTPRDVWRHEAEINELIPGKRVPYLVTSTREDGQTISSKTFTLTTSPLPETPLKILLTSDHQLMPMTAANLQKVVETIGKLDAVFFAGDLVNIADRASEWFDDDRGNAFFPCLQGHANYELNKNGIKTVYRGGEIIQHAPLFTAIGNHEVMGRFSEESELREQFYNAFPLAIAKQIYHQNIQDINPDNDLNIKRKWLKDNSFNSDTYEEIFTLPKSPQGCEKYYAVTLGDLRLVVPYIACVWRTPSLAASANGKYREREEEFNNLLSWGYGQHIFEPIKKGSTQYNWLVEELNSAEFTNAKYKIVMFHHPAHTLGENIVPAFTDPVRIIDTDYYGFIKSIRYEYPKNLDYIICDVIPLLEDAGVQLVFYGHSHLWNRFISESGMHFLETSNVGNSYGAFIGDKQRNNIPVGYHEEYVHTGDPYGLDPVVPNIDPLVDENGELVPYIASNDFTVFSILDTGTGTVSSYRFDTRKPESKVVKFDEFKLKE
- a CDS encoding RNA-binding S4 domain-containing protein, whose amino-acid sequence is MRQATNTIKLDQYLKFIGITPTGGQAKLLIQDGQVEVNGEIEVRRGRKLAPGDRVTVLGRTFEVKL
- a CDS encoding ABC-F family ATP-binding cassette domain-containing protein, producing the protein MTDKKPLLIADNISYELSTPRTLFKNVRLSINQGERIALVGANGVGKSSLLKILAGEIQPNSGSVARDGVIYYLPQINTITHLNQEVTVLEFLTTFSEEWWAIANQLEKSLGTFLDLSLPIKSLSGGELTKLFLAIGLYKNPSLLLLDEPTNHLDFLALEHLSDFLNKFNGAFVIVSHKPFFLDRVANKIWELTASGIKVYGGNYSEYKLQKETELQVALRTIEVAKKELKRVTESALIEEQRAAKSKREGRKQSHDRSMGKSARRYFENRASGSAGNAAKKHDEAMNKAKEKLENAKIRTNKATIVHLEEVNSKKGRNLVDIQGADLKIGKDILIRDIQLHIASGDRIAISGANGSGKSSLIKAILRIKEENSHPFLDLGEVIISHNMKVVYLDQKYQIVNRRLTVLENMQQVNSSLKYQLLRQQLGHFLFFGDDVNKSAEFLSGGELARLALAMISISEIDLLVLDEPTNNLDLETVSQIVEALEEYRGAICVISHDLDFLRQLEITKAFKIKEKSLQPTVYLPEETDEFYGELIN
- a CDS encoding B12-binding domain-containing radical SAM protein, with product MKALLLYPQFPQSFWSYDRFMEIAGLKAVIPPLGIITVAALLPPDWEIRFCDRNVAFETEADWEWCDLVILSAMIVQKPDFHNLIRKAVRLGKKVAVGGPYPTSVPQDALDSGADFLILDEGEMTVPPFLEALRQGETQGIFRSIEKPDVTQSPMPRFDLLQRDAYLMMAIQFSRGCPFNCEFCDIISLYGRKSRTKEPDQALAELQSLYDLGWRGSLFIVDDNFIGNQRNVKRFLRELIPWMEQHDYPFTFITEASVNLAEDDELLQLMGEAGFYAVFLGIETPDQDSLQVTRKVQNTRNPLVEACRKINEAGLLIYAGFILGFDGERSGAGDRIQAFVEQTSIPQPMLGILQAPPNTALWDRLKKEQRLIEGDSHPTGDQNTLMNFVPTRPIKEIAKEYVEGFWTLYEPQNYLKRCLQQCLKIRCLENQRQTMQFPVSKGLRLVAQLIWHQGIRRPEIRGQFWHQLWIVLLNKPQVLNMYLGLCAAGEHFWEYRELARERITQQLGYDPLQPSVTSDPEPILVHS